In a single window of the Streptacidiphilus sp. P02-A3a genome:
- a CDS encoding aldo/keto reductase family protein — protein MEFRHLGRSGLIISEIAYGNWLTHGSQVEEDAATACVRAALDAGITTFDTADVYAETRAEAVMGRALKGERREGLEIFTKVYWPTGPGRNDRGLSRKHIMESINGSLRRLQTDYVDLYQAHRYDVTTPLEETMTAFADVVRSGKALYIGVSEWTAEQIRAAHGLAQELDIQLISNQPQYSALWRVIEGEVIPTSRELGLGQIVWSPIAQGVLTGKYLPGAPLPAGSRATDEKGGSQMVSRLLRDEVLERVQLLKPLAEQAGLTLAQLAVAWVLQNDNVSAAIIGASRPEQVAENAKAAGVVLEAELLKQIDKILAPVAETDPARTAANSPKGRP, from the coding sequence ATGGAGTTTCGTCATCTTGGCCGCAGCGGCCTGATCATCAGCGAGATCGCGTACGGCAACTGGCTGACCCACGGTTCCCAGGTGGAGGAGGACGCCGCCACGGCCTGCGTCCGCGCCGCCCTGGACGCCGGGATCACCACCTTCGACACGGCGGACGTCTACGCCGAGACCCGCGCCGAGGCCGTCATGGGCCGAGCCCTGAAGGGCGAGCGGCGCGAGGGCCTGGAGATCTTCACCAAGGTCTACTGGCCGACCGGCCCCGGCCGCAACGACCGCGGCCTGAGCCGCAAGCACATCATGGAGTCGATCAACGGCTCCCTGCGCCGCCTGCAGACCGACTACGTCGACCTGTACCAGGCCCACCGCTACGACGTGACCACGCCGCTGGAGGAGACCATGACGGCCTTCGCCGACGTGGTGCGCTCCGGCAAGGCGCTCTACATCGGCGTCTCCGAGTGGACCGCCGAGCAGATCCGCGCCGCGCACGGGCTGGCCCAGGAGCTCGACATCCAGCTCATCTCCAACCAGCCGCAGTACTCGGCGCTGTGGCGGGTGATCGAGGGCGAGGTGATCCCGACCTCGCGGGAGCTGGGCCTCGGGCAGATCGTCTGGTCGCCGATCGCCCAGGGCGTGCTCACCGGCAAGTACCTGCCGGGTGCGCCGCTCCCGGCCGGATCGCGGGCCACCGACGAGAAGGGCGGCTCGCAGATGGTCAGCCGCCTGCTGCGGGACGAGGTGCTGGAGCGGGTGCAGCTGCTCAAGCCGCTGGCGGAGCAGGCCGGGCTGACCCTGGCCCAGCTCGCGGTGGCCTGGGTGCTGCAGAACGACAACGTCTCGGCCGCGATCATCGGCGCCTCCCGCCCGGAGCAGGTGGCCGAGAACGCCAAGGCGGCCGGGGTGGTGCTGGAGGCCGAACTGCTGAAGCAGATCGACAAGATCCTGGCGCCGGTCGCCGAGACCGACCCGGCACGGACGGCGGCGAACTCGCCCAAGGGCCGTCCGTAG
- a CDS encoding bifunctional 2-polyprenyl-6-hydroxyphenol methylase/3-demethylubiquinol 3-O-methyltransferase UbiG, whose product MRDVVRQELVSRQLAEQITEHFADQLADGQPLRVLDAGCGPGTQALRLARAGHLVTGMDPDPAMLGAAQHTLSGEPSLVQDKVTLLTGQGGDCGRWFGPGSFDIVLCHGMLMYLPEPGPLLASLARVLAPGGMLSVLAVNGDALAMRAGRAGDWSAAVSAFGDAYFVSPQGTYCRGDRREPLIRTLAELSVPLRGWYGVRVFTDQVPEGTPAPSDPRELAALLEAEERAGRTDPYRSVASLLHLVGTRAG is encoded by the coding sequence CTGCGCGACGTGGTCCGGCAGGAACTGGTCTCGCGACAGCTCGCCGAGCAGATCACCGAGCACTTCGCCGACCAGCTGGCCGACGGGCAGCCGCTGCGGGTCCTGGACGCCGGCTGCGGCCCGGGGACGCAGGCGCTGCGGCTGGCCCGGGCGGGACACCTGGTCACCGGAATGGACCCGGACCCGGCCATGCTGGGCGCCGCGCAGCACACCCTGTCCGGCGAGCCCTCGCTGGTCCAGGACAAGGTCACGCTGCTCACCGGCCAGGGCGGCGACTGCGGCCGCTGGTTCGGCCCCGGCAGCTTCGACATCGTGCTCTGCCACGGCATGCTGATGTACCTGCCCGAGCCCGGACCACTGCTGGCCTCGCTGGCGCGGGTGCTGGCCCCCGGCGGGATGCTCTCGGTGCTGGCCGTCAACGGGGACGCGCTGGCGATGCGCGCCGGGCGGGCGGGCGACTGGTCCGCCGCGGTGTCCGCGTTCGGCGACGCGTACTTCGTCAGCCCGCAGGGCACCTACTGCCGGGGCGACCGGCGGGAGCCGCTGATCCGGACCCTGGCCGAGCTGTCGGTGCCGCTGCGCGGCTGGTACGGGGTACGGGTGTTCACCGACCAGGTGCCCGAGGGCACCCCGGCCCCGAGCGACCCGCGCGAGCTCGCCGCGCTGCTGGAGGCCGAGGAGCGGGCCGGACGCACCGACCCGTACCGCTCGGTGGCCTCGCTGCTGCACCTGGTCGGCACCCGCGCGGGCTGA
- a CDS encoding DUF3043 domain-containing protein, whose product MFRRSSQDAPTDSNQLTELEDSVRPDAEAKKGRPTPKRSEAEANRRGRAYVPQDRKEAARAARDARRADQARTRSALINNDERAMPNRDRGPVRRFVRDYIDSRFTAAEWFLPLAVIVLVMNALPSASVKNIGLMVWVLMIVLIVLHSVWLAMSLRKQLAIRFAGQSTKGAVGYAMLRSLQMRRLRLPKPLVKRGQKP is encoded by the coding sequence GTGTTCCGACGAAGCTCCCAGGATGCCCCCACCGACTCCAACCAGCTCACCGAGCTGGAGGACTCCGTGCGCCCAGATGCCGAGGCCAAGAAGGGCAGGCCCACGCCCAAGCGCAGCGAGGCCGAGGCCAACCGCCGCGGTCGCGCCTACGTGCCCCAGGACCGCAAGGAGGCCGCCCGTGCCGCCCGCGACGCCCGGCGGGCCGACCAGGCGCGGACCAGGAGCGCGCTGATCAACAACGACGAGCGGGCCATGCCCAACCGCGACCGGGGCCCGGTCCGGCGCTTCGTCCGTGACTACATCGACTCCCGCTTCACCGCCGCCGAGTGGTTCCTGCCGCTGGCGGTGATCGTGCTGGTGATGAACGCGCTGCCGAGCGCCTCGGTCAAGAACATCGGCCTGATGGTGTGGGTGCTGATGATCGTGCTGATCGTGCTGCACTCGGTGTGGCTGGCGATGAGCCTGCGCAAGCAGCTGGCCATCCGCTTCGCCGGGCAGAGCACGAAGGGCGCCGTCGGCTACGCGATGCTGCGCTCGCTCCAGATGCGTCGGCTGCGCCTGCCCAAGCCGCTGGTGAAGCGAGGGCAGAAGCCCTGA
- a CDS encoding PspA/IM30 family protein, whose product MSDGIMKRMSMIFRAKANKALDRAEDPRETLDYSYTKQLELLQKVRRGVADVATSRKRLELQLQQLQKQSSTLEEQGRKALSLGREDLAREALTRRSGIQQQVADLETQYQALQGEEEKLTLASQRLQAKVDAFRTKKETIKATYTAAQAQTRIAESFSGISEEMGDVGLAIQRAEDKTAQMQARAGAIDELLASGALDDPTGMRKDDITAELERMSSGSDVELELARMKAELSGGSTPTPAIEPGQQDPQDTPRLDK is encoded by the coding sequence ATGAGCGACGGAATCATGAAGCGGATGTCAATGATCTTCCGCGCCAAAGCCAACAAGGCTTTGGATCGTGCGGAGGACCCGCGCGAGACGCTTGACTACTCGTACACGAAGCAGCTGGAACTGCTGCAGAAGGTGCGCCGCGGAGTGGCGGACGTGGCGACGTCCCGCAAGCGGCTGGAGCTCCAGCTCCAGCAGCTGCAGAAGCAGTCGTCCACGCTGGAGGAGCAGGGCCGCAAGGCGCTGTCGCTCGGCCGGGAGGACCTCGCCCGGGAGGCGCTCACCCGCCGTTCCGGCATCCAGCAGCAGGTCGCCGACCTGGAGACGCAGTACCAGGCGCTCCAGGGCGAGGAGGAGAAGCTCACGCTCGCCTCCCAGCGGCTCCAGGCCAAGGTCGACGCCTTCCGCACGAAGAAGGAGACCATCAAGGCCACCTACACCGCCGCCCAGGCGCAGACCCGGATCGCCGAGTCCTTCTCCGGCATCTCGGAGGAGATGGGCGACGTCGGCCTGGCGATCCAGCGGGCCGAGGACAAGACCGCGCAGATGCAGGCGCGGGCCGGGGCGATCGACGAGCTGCTGGCGTCCGGGGCGCTCGACGACCCGACCGGCATGCGCAAGGACGACATCACGGCGGAGCTGGAGCGCATGTCCAGCGGCTCGGACGTCGAGCTGGAGCTCGCCAGGATGAAGGCCGAGCTGTCTGGCGGCTCGACCCCCACCCCGGCGATCGAGCCGGGCCAGCAGGACCCGCAGGACACTCCTCGCCTCGACAAGTAA
- the nadA gene encoding quinolinate synthase NadA, whose protein sequence is MSTITYEEPAPTPLALLLLGQQADPASERGVDCPGDLPAASDPDLVARARAAKAALGDRVFVLGHHYQRDEVIEFADVTGDSFKLARDAANRPEAEFIVFCGVHFMAESADILTGPDQRVILPDLAAGCSMADMATAEQVAECWDALTDAGIADTVVPVAYMNSSADIKAFTGSHGGTICTSSNAQRALEWAFEQGQKVLFLPDQHLGRNTAVRDLGIGLDECVVYNPHKPNGGLTVEQLRAAKMILWRGHCSVHGRFSLDSVNEVRERIPGVTVLVHPECRHEVVQAADLVGSTEYIIKALDAAEPGSKWAIGTELNLVRRLAKAHPDKEIAFLDRTVCFCSTMNRIDLPHLVWALESLVAGRVPNVITVDPTTSAHARAALDQMLALP, encoded by the coding sequence GTGAGCACCATCACCTACGAAGAGCCTGCGCCCACCCCGCTCGCCCTGCTGCTGCTCGGCCAGCAGGCCGACCCGGCCAGTGAGCGCGGCGTCGACTGTCCCGGCGACCTCCCCGCCGCCTCCGACCCGGACCTGGTCGCGCGCGCCCGCGCCGCCAAGGCCGCGCTCGGCGACCGGGTCTTCGTGCTCGGGCACCACTACCAGCGCGACGAGGTGATCGAGTTCGCCGACGTCACCGGCGACTCCTTCAAGCTGGCCCGGGACGCGGCGAACCGGCCCGAGGCGGAGTTCATCGTCTTCTGCGGCGTGCACTTCATGGCCGAGAGCGCGGACATCCTCACCGGCCCGGACCAGCGGGTGATCCTGCCGGACCTGGCGGCCGGCTGCTCGATGGCCGACATGGCCACCGCCGAGCAGGTCGCCGAGTGCTGGGACGCGCTCACCGACGCGGGCATCGCCGACACCGTGGTCCCGGTCGCGTACATGAACTCCTCGGCCGACATCAAGGCCTTCACCGGCAGCCACGGCGGCACCATCTGCACCTCCTCCAACGCCCAGCGAGCCCTGGAGTGGGCGTTCGAGCAGGGGCAGAAGGTGCTCTTCCTGCCGGACCAGCACCTCGGCCGGAACACCGCCGTCCGGGATCTGGGCATCGGGCTGGACGAGTGCGTGGTCTACAACCCGCACAAGCCGAACGGCGGCCTGACCGTGGAGCAGCTGCGGGCGGCGAAGATGATCCTGTGGCGCGGCCACTGCTCGGTGCACGGCCGCTTCTCGCTGGACTCGGTCAACGAGGTCCGCGAGCGGATCCCCGGCGTCACCGTGCTGGTGCACCCGGAGTGCAGGCACGAGGTGGTCCAGGCGGCCGACCTGGTGGGTTCGACCGAGTACATCATCAAGGCGCTGGACGCGGCCGAGCCCGGCAGCAAGTGGGCCATCGGCACCGAGCTCAACCTGGTCCGGCGGCTGGCCAAGGCGCACCCGGACAAGGAGATCGCCTTCCTGGACCGGACGGTCTGCTTCTGCTCCACCATGAACCGGATCGACCTGCCGCACCTGGTCTGGGCGCTGGAGTCGCTGGTGGCGGGCCGGGTGCCGAACGTGATCACGGTGGACCCGACCACCTCGGCGCACGCCCGGGCGGCACTGGACCAGATGCTGGCACTGCCGTAG
- a CDS encoding low temperature requirement protein A — translation MSDGANARAGHDRALRRMLPRSRAESHRASTPLELFFDLCFVVAVAQGGSQLAHALAAGHLAKGLTGYAVVFFAVWWAWMNFSWFASAYDTDDVAYRLATLVQITGALILAAGVPRLFDGQLVVGVVGYLVMRLAMVAQWLRAAGSATGPQRTVALRYARGIALVQACWVVLLFLPHVLRVPLFLLLWLAELLVPLLAERDQQTSWHPEHIAERYGLFTLIVLGESVSAATIAVQSALDEHDAFVELLPIAVGGLLICFSAWWIYFARPVHGYLESNRQAFAWGYGHYLVLASAAAVGAGLEVAVEHAVGQAHISGRAAAAVVTVPTAVYLFTVWALHARHGKRGLGQLLLPAAAAAVLLCTLIGGAAAVLAAGLVCTGTVGLGLLLQYGGRGHAPDPAG, via the coding sequence ATGAGCGACGGGGCGAACGCGCGGGCAGGTCACGACCGCGCGCTGCGGCGGATGCTGCCGCGCAGCCGGGCGGAGTCGCACCGCGCCTCCACCCCGCTGGAGCTGTTCTTCGACCTGTGCTTCGTGGTCGCCGTCGCCCAGGGCGGGAGCCAGCTGGCGCACGCCCTCGCCGCCGGGCACCTGGCCAAGGGCCTGACCGGCTACGCCGTCGTCTTCTTCGCGGTGTGGTGGGCCTGGATGAACTTCTCCTGGTTCGCCTCCGCCTACGACACCGACGACGTCGCCTACCGGCTGGCCACCCTGGTACAGATCACCGGCGCGCTGATCCTGGCGGCCGGGGTGCCCCGGCTGTTCGACGGACAGCTGGTGGTCGGCGTGGTCGGCTACCTGGTGATGCGCCTCGCCATGGTCGCCCAGTGGCTGCGGGCCGCGGGCAGCGCCACCGGCCCGCAGCGCACGGTGGCGCTGCGCTACGCCCGGGGCATCGCCCTGGTCCAGGCCTGCTGGGTGGTGCTGCTGTTCCTGCCGCACGTGCTGCGCGTTCCGCTGTTCCTGCTGCTGTGGCTGGCCGAACTGCTGGTCCCGTTGCTCGCCGAGCGGGACCAGCAGACCTCCTGGCACCCCGAGCACATCGCCGAGCGCTACGGCCTGTTCACCCTGATCGTGCTGGGCGAGTCGGTCTCGGCGGCGACCATCGCGGTGCAGTCGGCGCTGGACGAGCACGACGCCTTCGTCGAACTGCTGCCGATCGCCGTCGGCGGGCTGCTGATCTGCTTCTCCGCCTGGTGGATCTACTTCGCCCGGCCGGTGCACGGCTACCTGGAGTCCAACCGGCAGGCCTTCGCCTGGGGCTACGGGCACTACCTGGTGCTGGCCTCGGCGGCGGCGGTGGGCGCGGGCCTGGAGGTCGCGGTCGAGCACGCGGTGGGCCAGGCCCACATCTCCGGCCGGGCCGCGGCGGCGGTGGTGACCGTGCCGACGGCGGTCTACCTGTTCACGGTCTGGGCGCTGCACGCCCGGCACGGCAAGCGCGGCCTCGGCCAGCTGCTGCTCCCGGCGGCCGCGGCGGCGGTGCTGCTCTGCACCCTGATCGGCGGCGCGGCGGCGGTGCTGGCGGCCGGACTGGTCTGCACGGGCACCGTCGGCCTGGGGCTGCTGCTCCAGTACGGCGGCCGCGGGCACGCCCCCGATCCGGCGGGCTGA
- a CDS encoding Lrp/AsnC family transcriptional regulator produces the protein MDETDRRVLELLGRDGRASYAEIGLLVNLSATAVKRRVDRLRERGVVRGFTVVLDPELLGWGTEAFVEIYCRERTSPEEILSSLRQFPEVVAAWTVTGDPDALVHLRAADTRHLESVIERIRKERGVQRSRSSVVLSQLIGG, from the coding sequence CTGGACGAGACCGACCGCCGGGTGCTCGAACTGCTCGGACGCGACGGCCGGGCCTCCTACGCGGAGATCGGGCTGCTGGTGAACCTCTCGGCGACCGCCGTCAAGCGCCGGGTGGACCGGCTGCGCGAGCGCGGGGTGGTCCGCGGCTTCACCGTGGTGCTCGACCCGGAGCTGCTGGGCTGGGGCACCGAGGCCTTCGTCGAGATCTACTGCCGCGAGCGGACCTCGCCGGAGGAGATCCTGTCCTCGCTGCGGCAGTTCCCCGAGGTGGTCGCCGCCTGGACGGTCACCGGCGACCCGGACGCGCTGGTGCACCTGCGGGCGGCCGACACCCGGCACCTGGAGAGCGTGATCGAGCGGATCCGCAAGGAGCGCGGGGTGCAGCGCAGCCGTAGCTCGGTGGTGCTCAGCCAGCTCATCGGCGGCTGA
- a CDS encoding aminotransferase class I/II-fold pyridoxal phosphate-dependent enzyme, producing MTQRMHRYDAEMVDLVFDYMRERLQYDPVPLDHPGDGDRLGRALEGLLNARGNDPADVLKLYDHELSRAVISADSPRYLSFIPCAPTKAALLFDMVVSCASLQGISWLEAAGAIAAENQVLRLLADRAGLPETAGGCFVSGGSAGNLSALVVARDTARHRLGLAPGARMRIAVSDQTHSSVTNTLNIIGVEKLVVPTANHRLTGEALRAALAADDSEVPVIGVVGTAGTTNAGIIDDLAGIAEVARERELWFHVDGAYGGAGLFAPSVRDRYAGIEHADSFVVDPHKWLFAPFDCAALIYRKPWLAKGVHTQDASYLDVLHTGDDEEWNPTDYAYHLTRRARGLPLWFSLAVHGTDAYTEAVEAGLTLARETAALIRAEYPELELVLDPVLSAVVFRRRGWTAEEYYAWSQRLLAEQTGFVTPTGWEGEVVARFAFLHPGTTMDMVREILDTTR from the coding sequence GTGACCCAGCGCATGCACCGGTACGACGCCGAGATGGTCGACCTGGTCTTCGACTACATGCGGGAGCGGCTCCAGTACGACCCGGTGCCGCTGGACCACCCCGGCGACGGCGACCGGCTCGGCCGGGCGCTGGAGGGGCTGCTGAACGCCCGAGGAAACGATCCTGCGGACGTGCTCAAGCTGTACGACCACGAGCTGTCGCGCGCCGTGATTTCAGCTGACAGTCCCCGTTATCTGTCATTCATTCCCTGTGCGCCCACCAAGGCCGCACTGCTGTTCGACATGGTGGTCTCCTGCGCCTCGCTCCAGGGCATCTCCTGGCTGGAGGCGGCCGGGGCCATCGCCGCCGAGAACCAGGTGCTGCGGCTGCTCGCCGACCGCGCCGGACTGCCGGAGACGGCCGGCGGCTGCTTCGTCTCCGGCGGCTCGGCGGGGAACCTGTCCGCGCTGGTGGTCGCCCGCGACACCGCCCGGCACCGGCTCGGCCTGGCCCCCGGCGCGCGGATGCGGATCGCGGTCAGCGACCAGACCCACTCCTCGGTGACCAACACCCTCAACATCATCGGCGTGGAGAAGCTGGTCGTCCCGACCGCGAACCACCGGCTGACCGGCGAGGCGCTGCGGGCCGCGCTGGCGGCCGACGACAGCGAGGTCCCGGTCATCGGCGTGGTCGGCACCGCCGGTACCACCAACGCCGGGATCATCGACGACCTGGCCGGGATCGCCGAGGTCGCCCGCGAGCGCGAGCTGTGGTTCCACGTGGACGGCGCCTACGGCGGCGCGGGCCTGTTCGCCCCCTCCGTCCGCGACCGCTACGCCGGGATCGAGCACGCCGACAGCTTCGTGGTGGACCCGCACAAGTGGCTGTTCGCGCCCTTCGACTGCGCCGCGCTGATCTACCGCAAGCCCTGGCTGGCCAAGGGCGTGCACACCCAGGACGCCTCCTACCTCGACGTGCTGCACACCGGCGACGACGAGGAGTGGAACCCCACCGACTACGCCTACCACCTCACCCGCCGCGCCCGGGGCCTGCCGCTGTGGTTCTCGCTGGCGGTCCACGGCACCGACGCCTACACCGAGGCCGTCGAGGCGGGCCTCACCCTGGCCCGGGAGACCGCCGCGCTGATCCGCGCCGAGTACCCGGAGCTGGAGCTGGTGCTCGACCCGGTGCTGTCCGCCGTGGTCTTCCGCCGCCGGGGCTGGACCGCCGAGGAGTACTACGCCTGGTCCCAGCGGCTGCTCGCCGAGCAGACCGGTTTCGTCACCCCCACCGGCTGGGAGGGCGAGGTCGTCGCCCGCTTCGCCTTCCTGCACCCGGGCACCACCATGGACATGGTCCGCGAGATCCTGGACACCACGCGCTGA
- a CDS encoding GNAT family N-acetyltransferase yields the protein MWQRPRRAARLGAMLLRPVRDSASDARAVREISAAAFAAMEESLGGVAAPWTPARIAAAEAKNRYLAATDPGGCWIAEDGGEPVGTALALRREGLWGLSLFAVLPAAQGRGIGRLLLDHAVAYGRGCLRGIIVASPDPRAARRYHAAGFQLHPTMVFAGQVDRAALPAADGIPVHLGAASHQPLLDSVDRRVRGGAHGSDHEQLLRGGDELLVVDTLAGSGYCYRREGRIVLLAATSRRLAARLLTEALLRIPVGTAATVSNATAEQDWAVEVCLAAGLAVRTRGYLALRGMRPPAPYLPSGGYL from the coding sequence CTGTGGCAACGCCCCCGCCGGGCGGCCAGACTTGGGGCCATGCTGCTTCGACCGGTCCGCGACTCGGCGTCCGACGCCCGCGCCGTGCGGGAGATCTCGGCCGCCGCCTTCGCGGCCATGGAGGAGTCCCTGGGGGGCGTGGCGGCGCCGTGGACCCCGGCCCGGATCGCCGCCGCCGAGGCCAAGAACAGGTACCTGGCGGCGACCGATCCCGGCGGCTGCTGGATCGCCGAGGACGGCGGCGAACCGGTCGGCACGGCGCTGGCGCTGCGGCGGGAGGGGCTGTGGGGGCTGTCGCTGTTCGCCGTGCTGCCCGCCGCCCAGGGCAGGGGCATCGGCAGGCTGCTGCTGGACCACGCCGTCGCCTACGGCCGGGGCTGCCTGCGCGGCATCATCGTCGCCTCACCCGACCCGCGCGCGGCCCGGCGCTACCACGCGGCCGGTTTCCAGCTGCATCCGACGATGGTGTTCGCCGGCCAGGTGGACCGGGCCGCGCTGCCCGCCGCCGACGGCATCCCGGTGCACCTCGGCGCCGCCTCGCACCAGCCGCTGCTGGACTCGGTGGACCGGCGGGTACGCGGCGGCGCCCACGGCAGCGACCACGAGCAGCTGCTGCGCGGCGGCGACGAGCTGCTGGTTGTGGACACCCTGGCGGGCAGCGGCTACTGCTACCGGCGCGAGGGCCGGATCGTGCTGCTGGCCGCCACCTCCCGGCGGCTGGCCGCCCGGCTGCTGACCGAGGCGCTGCTGCGGATCCCGGTGGGCACCGCGGCCACCGTCTCCAACGCCACCGCCGAGCAGGACTGGGCGGTGGAGGTCTGCCTGGCGGCGGGTCTGGCCGTGCGCACCCGCGGCTACCTCGCGCTGCGCGGCATGCGCCCCCCGGCGCCGTACCTGCCCTCCGGCGGGTACCTGTAG
- a CDS encoding iron-sulfur cluster assembly accessory protein, with protein MTVQDETNVESGILLSGAAADKVRSLLEQEGRDDLALRVAVQPGGCSGLRYQLFFDERSLDGDVRKDFGGVSVVTDRMSAPYLGGATIDFVDTIEKQGFTIDNPNATGSCACGDSFS; from the coding sequence ATGACCGTCCAGGACGAGACCAACGTCGAGAGCGGGATCCTCCTCAGCGGTGCCGCCGCCGACAAGGTCCGCAGCCTGCTGGAGCAGGAGGGCCGGGACGACCTGGCGCTGCGGGTCGCGGTGCAGCCCGGTGGCTGCTCCGGCCTGCGCTACCAGCTGTTCTTCGACGAGCGTTCGCTCGACGGCGACGTGCGCAAGGACTTCGGTGGCGTGAGCGTCGTCACCGACCGGATGAGCGCCCCCTACCTCGGCGGCGCCACCATCGACTTCGTCGACACCATCGAGAAGCAGGGCTTCACCATCGACAACCCGAACGCCACCGGCTCCTGCGCCTGCGGCGACTCGTTCAGCTGA
- a CDS encoding carbohydrate kinase family protein, with the protein MRIAVTGSIATDHLMTFPGRFTEQLVAEQLHTVSLSFLVDTLDVRRGGVGPNICFGMGVLGLSPVLVGAAGTDFAEYRSWLDRHRVDTESVLISETRHTARFVCTTDAEHNQIASFYTGAMSEARNIELRPVAERVGGLDLVLISADDPEAMLRHTEECRERGYPFAADPSQQLARLEGEDIRTLVDGAAYLFSNEYERALIETKTGWSDEEVLNRVGVRITTLGAKGARIDRKGEQPVFVGCAAETAKVDPTGVGDAFRAGFLAGLTWGLELERAAQLGSMLATLVIETLGTQEYELRGGHFLERFAEAFGAEAAAEIEPHLADVAA; encoded by the coding sequence GTGCGCATCGCTGTCACAGGTTCGATCGCCACCGACCACCTCATGACTTTTCCCGGCCGTTTCACCGAGCAGCTGGTCGCCGAGCAGTTGCACACCGTGTCGCTGTCCTTCCTGGTCGACACGCTGGACGTCCGGCGTGGCGGGGTCGGTCCCAACATCTGCTTCGGCATGGGCGTGCTCGGTCTCTCGCCGGTGCTGGTCGGCGCGGCCGGGACGGACTTCGCCGAGTACCGCTCGTGGCTGGACCGGCACCGGGTGGACACCGAGTCGGTGCTGATCTCGGAGACCCGGCACACCGCCCGCTTCGTCTGCACCACCGACGCCGAGCACAACCAGATCGCCTCCTTCTACACCGGGGCGATGAGCGAGGCCCGCAACATCGAGCTGCGTCCGGTCGCCGAGCGGGTCGGCGGCCTGGACCTGGTGCTGATCAGCGCGGACGACCCGGAGGCGATGCTCCGGCACACCGAGGAGTGCCGTGAGCGCGGCTACCCCTTCGCCGCCGACCCATCGCAGCAGCTGGCCCGGCTGGAGGGCGAGGACATCCGCACGCTGGTCGACGGCGCCGCCTACCTGTTCTCCAACGAGTACGAGCGGGCGCTGATCGAGACCAAGACCGGCTGGTCCGACGAGGAGGTGCTGAACCGGGTCGGCGTCCGGATCACCACCCTCGGCGCCAAGGGCGCCCGGATCGACCGCAAGGGCGAGCAGCCGGTGTTCGTCGGCTGCGCCGCCGAGACCGCCAAGGTCGACCCGACCGGGGTCGGCGACGCCTTCCGCGCGGGCTTCCTGGCGGGCCTCACCTGGGGCCTGGAGCTGGAGCGGGCCGCGCAGCTCGGCTCGATGCTGGCGACCCTGGTCATCGAGACCCTGGGCACCCAGGAGTACGAGCTGCGCGGCGGCCACTTCCTGGAGCGCTTCGCCGAGGCCTTCGGGGCCGAGGCCGCCGCCGAGATCGAGCCGCACCTGGCCGACGTCGCCGCCTGA